GGTGAACCACACCGCACGACCATTTAGAGTGGTTCGAGGAGAAAGCCGACGGCGTTAGTCGTGGGATGAATCGGACAGTTAGCGAAGCGTGCATTCATTTGGCGTTCACTATAGTAACCATCGCAAGTGATTACACATCGATCGCACTGCCATCGTGCGATCGAGTGTGCAGTGTCTTCCGATCGCTACTATAGTTGTGGTATCGAGTCCGAGGTACGGATACGCACCCTACACGGGGGATATGAAGCCCGCTATCTCGATCGGGGACCGTACCGGTACGGCCCACATCCCTGCCGCCTCAGACGAGTGAGGAACCGCCGGCCGTGGGAAGATGTCAGAGGCGCTCAAGGCGAATACCACGGGGCTTGGCCCCGAGGCGATTCACTGTTTGCCGTTGTGGTGTCCGGTCGAAAACCCCTCGCCGTCGGCCGCGACCGCGGCCGCACAGACCGGGTGTTCGAACTCGCGCCCGTAAAGTTCCGCCGCCATCGCCGACGGATCGGTTGCCTCAAGCACGTCCGGTTCGGGGGCGTCTTTTTCGTAGGTCGCAACGAGTGTCGGTTCCCCGACCGACTCGACGAGGAGGGCGTCCCGGCGGACGATGCCGACGTAGCTCTCCTCGCCGACGACGCCGGCGATCCGCGGCGTGTCGTAGTCGTCCTTCTCGTAGTCGAGCGCGAGCAACGATTCCGCCAGCGCGTCCCGCGGCGGGTAGCCCGATTCGAGTTTCTCGGTGATCGGGTCGACCTGCGTCCCGTTGCCGACGACGGCGTGGGTGTCACCCGCCGTCGTCCGCAGGCAGTTGTACGAAATGTAGGGGTTGTCCGTCTCCGGGGCTGCCGTCGTAGGGGCCACGGTGAGCGTCCCGTCGCGGTCGATGACACGGCGGTTCGGGAACGACCGCGAGGAGACCCGGTAGGCGGCTCGATCCGGCGCGACGACGATGAACCGTCCGACGTACATACCGGACCCTTTCCGGGAGCCGATATGTCGGTGTCGGTTCGCGGCCAGCACGGACCGTGTCTCCTCTCCCCCGCCCGACGTTTTTATACCGAGACGATCGATCCGCGGGTATGCCGACGACGGAGTCCGACTGCCTCGACGCGCTCCGGAGGGCGGCCGAGCGGCTCGGGGAGTCGCCCACGAAAGCCCAATACGAGGCGTTAGACGTCCGTCCCTCGTCGACGACGATTCGGCGGGTCGTCGGCGGGTGGAACGAGGCGAAGGAGCGCGCCGGCTTGGGAACCTATTCACAGGACGACGGGGGTGGAACGGAAATCCGTCCCAAGCCCGATTCCGTCACCATTCCCGACGGCGAGGACTGGGAGGACCTCACCCCCCAACAGCGGTGGTATTACAAAAACCGCGGGCACCGGATCGAGACCAAGGAACGCCGACGGCGGGAACTCAGGGCGTGGTTCACCCAGTTGAAACGCGATCGCTTCGCCTGTAAGCGGTGTGGTGAGGACCGCCCCGCCGCGCTCGACTTTCACCACCCCGATTCGAAGGATATCGGAGTCTCACAGATGGTCAATCACGGGTACTCGAAACGGCGCATACGCGAAGAAGTCGATCGCTGTGTCGTCCTCTGTGCGAACTGCCATCGAACGGAACACCGCGAAGCCTCGCCCTCAGAGACCCACGGGGAGCAAAGGCGACAAAGGACTCAGGGCCCGGAAACACTCGCCCCCGACATCCGCGAGAGACGCCGAAGCTGGGTAGTGCGGTACAAACGCGAGAGCGACGGCTGTGCGCGCTGTGACGTCTCCGATCCCATCTGTCTCGATTTCCACCACCCGGCAGCGAAGACGGCGGGAGTCTCGAGGATGCTCTCACAGCGGTATCCGCTCGAGGCGATACGCCGTGAGGTCGACGACTGCGTGTTGCTTTGTGCGAACTGTCACCGTGCCGAACACCACGGCTCGGGGACCGAAACCGATAGCGTTTAGTTTCGCACTCGCCTCCGACTTAGTACAGTCCATTGGGGTAGTGGCCAATCCTGTCAGCTTCTGGGGCTGACGACCCTGGTTCGAATCCAGGATGGACTATTCTTCGACGAGTCGGCTCTTCGACACCTATCCCAACGATCGTCACCACCGGACACGCCTCGGTTCGTCCCTCGAATCGGCGTGGCTGTCG
The genomic region above belongs to Natronomonas moolapensis 8.8.11 and contains:
- a CDS encoding IMP cyclohydrolase; this encodes MYVGRFIVVAPDRAAYRVSSRSFPNRRVIDRDGTLTVAPTTAAPETDNPYISYNCLRTTAGDTHAVVGNGTQVDPITEKLESGYPPRDALAESLLALDYEKDDYDTPRIAGVVGEESYVGIVRRDALLVESVGEPTLVATYEKDAPEPDVLEATDPSAMAAELYGREFEHPVCAAAVAADGEGFSTGHHNGKQ
- a CDS encoding homing endonuclease associated repeat-containing protein, whose amino-acid sequence is MPTTESDCLDALRRAAERLGESPTKAQYEALDVRPSSTTIRRVVGGWNEAKERAGLGTYSQDDGGGTEIRPKPDSVTIPDGEDWEDLTPQQRWYYKNRGHRIETKERRRRELRAWFTQLKRDRFACKRCGEDRPAALDFHHPDSKDIGVSQMVNHGYSKRRIREEVDRCVVLCANCHRTEHREASPSETHGEQRRQRTQGPETLAPDIRERRRSWVVRYKRESDGCARCDVSDPICLDFHHPAAKTAGVSRMLSQRYPLEAIRREVDDCVLLCANCHRAEHHGSGTETDSV